A region of Maridesulfovibrio sp. DNA encodes the following proteins:
- a CDS encoding sigma 54-interacting transcriptional regulator, producing MQHELIQHILNCVSYAVVVVDTKCTVINMNNVALDFLERRDRVTAVGIAAEQILPIATPYIKKGLASDEFKKGTGRIVKRGTELFFEITPLIIEGNLEGAVVSLQKPSRFEELAVELSSFQDMANTLQAIFDSSSDGIWVTNGEGVVTQINRASEDLNGVKTTGIVGKSIDEVVETGLVDVSVSKEVLEKKRQISMLQNITKTGRQLLCTGTPVFDNGGRLSMVVVNERDVTELLDLREHLRAAREITEKARKEITNLNMLELEQGAFIAESKSINRLLASALKLAQLEVSGILLLGESGTGKSMLAKLLHQHSPRASGPFLAINCAAVPEQLFEAELFGYEKGAFTGARESGKAGLLALADGGTFFLDEVGEMPSSIQAKLLKCIDEKEFTPLGGSTPKKINCVIIAATNKDLEKQVSKRLFRKDLFYRLNVFTLTIPPLRERVEDIFALATSFLNKYNERYGKFKVLSPKSLRMLQNYSFPGNIRELDSLIKKGVAVAEEDVLDVYFEQSLLGAAEAETVSTKGLSMQEALDMVEREMLNEARRACKTTREMASYLKISQPSVVRKLKKYGLGAS from the coding sequence ATGCAACATGAATTGATCCAACACATATTGAATTGTGTCAGTTACGCAGTCGTGGTTGTTGATACTAAATGTACAGTCATCAATATGAATAACGTCGCGCTGGACTTTTTGGAGCGTCGGGACCGGGTGACTGCTGTGGGTATTGCAGCAGAGCAGATCCTGCCAATCGCTACTCCCTATATAAAAAAGGGTCTGGCCTCGGATGAGTTTAAAAAAGGAACCGGGCGTATTGTAAAACGCGGTACTGAATTGTTTTTTGAAATCACCCCGCTCATTATTGAAGGAAACCTTGAAGGTGCGGTGGTCAGCCTGCAGAAGCCGTCCCGGTTTGAAGAACTCGCTGTTGAGCTGAGTTCATTTCAGGATATGGCTAATACCTTGCAGGCCATTTTTGATTCCTCAAGCGATGGCATCTGGGTAACAAACGGGGAGGGGGTTGTTACCCAGATTAACCGTGCTTCAGAGGATTTGAACGGAGTCAAGACTACAGGGATTGTCGGCAAAAGCATTGACGAAGTAGTTGAGACCGGACTTGTTGATGTGTCTGTTTCCAAGGAAGTGCTGGAGAAAAAAAGACAGATCAGCATGTTGCAAAATATTACCAAGACGGGAAGGCAGCTGCTGTGTACCGGAACACCGGTATTTGATAACGGTGGCAGACTTTCCATGGTTGTTGTCAATGAGCGGGACGTGACGGAGCTTCTCGATCTGCGGGAGCACCTGAGAGCCGCCCGTGAAATTACTGAAAAGGCGCGTAAGGAAATTACCAATCTGAACATGCTGGAGTTGGAGCAGGGGGCTTTCATTGCAGAAAGCAAATCAATAAACCGGCTGCTGGCAAGTGCTCTCAAGCTGGCCCAGCTGGAGGTTTCCGGCATATTGCTCCTTGGCGAATCGGGAACCGGAAAATCCATGCTTGCAAAACTTTTGCATCAGCACAGTCCGCGCGCGTCCGGGCCGTTTTTAGCCATCAACTGTGCCGCCGTTCCCGAGCAGCTCTTTGAGGCGGAACTTTTCGGTTATGAAAAAGGTGCCTTTACCGGTGCCCGTGAGAGCGGCAAGGCAGGATTGCTGGCGTTGGCTGACGGCGGAACTTTTTTTCTTGATGAGGTTGGTGAAATGCCTTCTTCTATTCAGGCTAAGCTTCTAAAATGTATTGATGAAAAGGAATTTACCCCTCTGGGTGGCTCCACGCCCAAAAAAATTAACTGCGTCATCATCGCAGCCACTAATAAGGACCTTGAAAAACAGGTCAGTAAGCGGTTGTTCCGCAAAGACCTCTTTTACCGCCTTAATGTTTTTACCCTGACCATTCCCCCACTGCGCGAAAGAGTGGAAGATATCTTTGCTCTGGCAACGTCCTTTCTGAATAAATACAACGAGCGATACGGAAAATTCAAGGTTCTTTCCCCTAAGAGTCTGAGAATGCTCCAGAATTATTCGTTTCCCGGAAATATCAGAGAGCTCGACAGCCTTATCAAAAAAGGCGTGGCTGTGGCCGAAGAAGATGTGCTGGATGTCTATTTTGAACAGAGCCTGCTTGGAGCAGCTGAGGCCGAAACAGTATCCACCAAAGGGCTTTCCATGCAGGAAGCTCTGGATATGGTTGAGCGGGAGATGCTGAACGAAGCACGCAGAGCCTGCAAGACGACAAGGGAGATGGCCAGCTATCTAAAAATCAGCCAGCCCTCAGTGGTTCGTAAACTCAAAAAATATGGATTGGGGGCTTCATAG
- a CDS encoding ATP-binding protein: MALNTGMFWWNVVTLRDRLIVMDNFHELLSDILEIRRYEKNFMFYPEPGSLKEVVIYLDKAEKDADRLKSNIIEVAGQHEYDAFMNNMNNYKQQLRLLTEGAPEDPAKTRNLGSSMVQKAQNLLTLKKQRIHNALIRIQYIPIAVMISLAVLITVLFYWQTKKVFGRLRYVQQAAEGVARGDYDTINQIRSDDEISLLMRSAFTNMAKEIESRQQQLIESRKLISIGTLASGIAHELNNPLNNVSLTADTMLEEFDDMEKDEAREMLNDIIGEIGRASLVVKNLLDFSREGEHLMSRVSPDRLIRETSGLVANQLKLDKITLRTDIPEGLPDIKGDLNSLQQVFINLIINADHAMEEGGSLIISAKDTPDGYVLFKVADRGCGMTAETIERIFDPFFTTKPVGKGTGLGLSIIYGIIKKHEGYIEVQSELGEGTTFSIYLPEYKEVGNHNEQISGGSDR; this comes from the coding sequence ATGGCACTGAACACGGGGATGTTCTGGTGGAACGTTGTAACCTTGCGGGACAGACTGATTGTTATGGATAATTTCCATGAACTGCTTTCGGATATCCTCGAAATACGCCGTTATGAAAAAAACTTCATGTTTTACCCTGAACCGGGAAGTCTCAAGGAAGTCGTCATCTATCTGGACAAAGCCGAAAAAGATGCTGACCGCCTGAAAAGCAATATTATAGAAGTTGCAGGGCAGCATGAATATGACGCCTTCATGAATAACATGAACAACTACAAGCAGCAGTTGCGCCTTCTTACGGAAGGGGCCCCCGAAGATCCGGCCAAGACCCGTAATCTCGGCAGCAGCATGGTGCAAAAGGCGCAAAACCTTCTTACTCTGAAAAAACAGCGTATTCATAATGCCTTGATTCGAATACAGTATATACCGATCGCAGTAATGATTTCATTGGCAGTACTTATTACTGTCCTTTTCTATTGGCAGACCAAAAAAGTGTTCGGGCGGCTTCGTTATGTGCAGCAAGCAGCCGAAGGCGTCGCCAGAGGGGATTACGATACCATTAATCAGATAAGAAGTGATGATGAAATCTCCCTGCTTATGCGCTCTGCCTTCACCAACATGGCTAAAGAAATTGAATCCCGGCAGCAGCAGTTGATTGAATCCAGAAAGCTTATCTCCATCGGAACGCTCGCCTCCGGAATAGCCCATGAATTGAATAACCCTCTCAACAACGTATCGCTGACGGCAGATACCATGCTTGAGGAATTTGATGATATGGAGAAGGACGAGGCCAGGGAAATGCTTAACGACATTATCGGGGAGATAGGCCGGGCGAGCCTTGTGGTGAAAAACCTGCTGGATTTTTCAAGAGAAGGTGAACACCTGATGTCCAGAGTCAGCCCCGACAGACTGATCCGGGAAACCAGCGGACTTGTTGCAAACCAGCTCAAGCTTGATAAAATAACCTTGCGAACCGATATTCCTGAGGGCCTGCCAGACATCAAAGGTGACTTGAATTCCTTGCAACAGGTATTCATCAATCTGATTATCAACGCCGATCATGCAATGGAAGAAGGCGGATCTCTAATAATTTCAGCCAAGGATACACCCGATGGGTATGTCCTGTTTAAAGTCGCTGATAGAGGTTGCGGAATGACCGCAGAAACTATTGAACGTATATTCGACCCGTTTTTCACCACCAAACCTGTCGGAAAGGGAACGGGGTTGGGCTTGTCAATCATTTACGGGATTATTAAGAAGCATGAGGGATACATAGAAGTACAGAGCGAACTCGGGGAAGGAACAACTTTTTCAATTTACCTGCCAGAATATAAGGAAGTGGGGAATCATAATGAGCAGATTTCGGGCGGCAGTGATAGATGA
- a CDS encoding sigma-54 dependent transcriptional regulator: MSRFRAAVIDDEGHTAKLVARALNKQGFETETFELGHPFLNRMTEKPFQLVFIDLKLPDMDGMTILNFVKKGFEDVDAVIITGHGSIPSAVEATGKGAVNYIVKPFRIQEVKAIAQEAMEKLQLKDENRRLKESLGEVKAFDNFIGNSKVMQELFAMIRKVAKVNCNVLLQADTGTGKERAARAIHDLSPRRSKTFVSFNCGGFTEELISSELFGHEKGAFTGATATKIGLLESADGGTVFLDEIGEMPVNMQVKLLRVIQERHIMRVGGTKPVSLDIRIIAATNRDLHKAMELGEFREDLFYRLNVVRIYLPPLTERRDDIPLLSNYFLKTFNARFGKSVSGISPQALEVLTHYNYPGNVRELENIIQRAVALAEGETLGIRELPPDLLNLAFNAFGATGLLSLEEVERRHIKHVLEATGHNKHLSSHILGLPRTTLWRRMKKYHLDDMKDEETP, from the coding sequence ATGAGCAGATTTCGGGCGGCAGTGATAGATGACGAAGGTCATACAGCCAAACTCGTTGCCAGAGCTTTAAATAAACAGGGATTTGAAACCGAAACATTCGAGCTTGGACATCCCTTCCTTAATAGAATGACCGAAAAACCGTTCCAACTGGTATTTATAGACCTTAAATTACCGGACATGGACGGGATGACCATACTCAACTTTGTGAAAAAAGGGTTTGAAGATGTTGATGCTGTCATAATCACCGGCCATGGTTCCATCCCGTCCGCAGTGGAAGCCACCGGCAAAGGTGCCGTAAACTATATCGTCAAGCCCTTTCGCATACAGGAAGTTAAAGCCATAGCGCAGGAAGCTATGGAAAAATTACAACTCAAGGATGAGAACCGCCGCCTCAAGGAAAGCCTCGGAGAGGTAAAAGCGTTTGATAATTTTATCGGCAACAGCAAGGTCATGCAGGAACTATTTGCAATGATCCGTAAGGTTGCGAAGGTCAACTGCAATGTGCTCCTGCAGGCCGATACGGGAACAGGCAAAGAAAGGGCTGCTCGGGCCATCCACGATTTGAGTCCGAGACGCAGCAAAACATTTGTTTCATTCAACTGCGGCGGATTTACGGAAGAGCTGATTTCAAGTGAACTTTTCGGACATGAGAAAGGGGCATTTACCGGTGCAACCGCCACCAAAATAGGCCTTCTTGAGTCAGCTGACGGCGGGACTGTTTTTCTTGATGAAATCGGCGAAATGCCTGTCAATATGCAGGTCAAACTGCTTCGCGTAATTCAGGAACGGCATATCATGCGCGTGGGTGGGACCAAACCGGTCTCACTGGATATACGTATTATTGCTGCAACCAACCGCGACCTGCACAAGGCGATGGAGCTTGGAGAATTCCGCGAAGATTTGTTTTACCGTTTAAATGTTGTGAGAATCTACCTGCCCCCTTTGACTGAACGCAGGGACGATATTCCTTTGCTTTCAAACTATTTTCTCAAAACCTTCAATGCCAGATTCGGAAAATCGGTCAGCGGTATATCGCCGCAGGCACTGGAAGTTCTCACCCATTACAACTATCCGGGAAACGTCCGGGAATTGGAGAACATCATTCAAAGGGCCGTAGCTCTGGCTGAAGGAGAAACCCTCGGAATCAGGGAACTTCCTCCGGATCTGCTGAATCTGGCCTTCAACGCATTCGGGGCTACCGGCCTTCTGTCATTAGAAGAAGTTGAACGACGACACATCAAGCATGTGCTTGAGGCCACAGGACACAATAAACACCTGAGCAGCCATATTTTGGGACTTCCGCGGACAACTCTCTGGCGCCGTATGAAAAAGTACCATCTCGATGACATGAAAGACGAAGAAACTCCCTAA
- a CDS encoding universal stress protein, producing the protein MNNVLIAVDTSESSFWLAYYAIGLSKRIYMNVSILMVDDEEFRGSTGSDGEWIGLPEKRLESLLAEDHSERSHINFYSTKGSFEDEVTQFIIENKITTLFIGQPETSGNRQDTKFIELLERIGNKTDCHIEVVQKVSAYDQR; encoded by the coding sequence ATGAATAACGTACTTATCGCTGTAGATACATCTGAATCAAGTTTCTGGCTCGCATACTACGCCATCGGTTTGAGTAAAAGAATATATATGAATGTTTCAATACTCATGGTTGACGATGAAGAATTCCGGGGCAGTACAGGCAGCGACGGGGAATGGATCGGATTGCCTGAAAAAAGGCTGGAATCACTCCTTGCAGAGGATCACTCGGAAAGGTCGCATATAAATTTTTACTCTACCAAGGGCAGTTTTGAAGACGAGGTTACTCAATTCATTATTGAAAATAAAATTACCACCCTTTTTATCGGGCAACCGGAAACCAGCGGAAACAGGCAGGACACAAAATTTATCGAATTGCTGGAAAGAATAGGCAACAAAACGGATTGCCACATCGAAGTGGTTCAAAAAGTTTCCGCATACGACCAACGATGA
- a CDS encoding sulfite exporter TauE/SafE family protein, whose translation MWHMYLPIAGNSVNVVVIFMLGGLVGLLSGIFGVGGGFLMTPLLIMFGIPPTVAAASDSNQIVGASTSGCLAHYRLGNVDFKMGILLLIGGVLGGFMGVQAIKVLRAMGNADFLINVTYVLMLGGVGSYMFIESLQSLRKKDKTETQEAPKKKSRYAKMLESLPFQTDFEKSGVRLSLLMPLVLGALVGVLAAIMGVGGGFIMVPIMVYLLRMPMHVVVGTSLFQILFTCINVTILQSYTNHTVDFVLALLLLVGSTIGAQFGTRISRKLKGEQLKILLATLVLVVMVKMLLSLLLTPDVLLAYAGGH comes from the coding sequence ATGTGGCATATGTATTTACCCATTGCCGGAAACAGCGTTAACGTAGTCGTCATCTTCATGTTGGGCGGCCTGGTTGGCCTGCTTTCGGGGATCTTCGGTGTTGGGGGAGGATTCCTGATGACTCCTCTGCTGATCATGTTCGGTATTCCACCGACTGTTGCGGCTGCATCTGATTCAAACCAGATTGTCGGAGCTTCAACCTCCGGCTGTCTTGCTCATTACCGCCTTGGAAATGTCGATTTCAAAATGGGAATCCTTCTTCTTATCGGCGGTGTTCTCGGCGGATTCATGGGTGTTCAGGCCATTAAGGTACTACGGGCCATGGGTAACGCCGACTTTCTGATCAATGTAACTTACGTGCTGATGCTGGGCGGAGTTGGATCATACATGTTCATTGAAAGCCTCCAGAGCCTGCGCAAAAAAGATAAAACAGAAACTCAGGAAGCTCCCAAAAAGAAATCCCGCTACGCCAAGATGCTTGAAAGCCTCCCCTTCCAGACCGATTTCGAAAAATCAGGAGTCCGCCTTTCCCTGCTCATGCCGCTGGTACTCGGAGCTCTCGTCGGTGTTCTGGCTGCAATCATGGGTGTCGGAGGAGGATTTATCATGGTTCCGATCATGGTCTACCTGCTGCGTATGCCAATGCATGTTGTTGTAGGAACCAGCCTCTTCCAGATTCTCTTTACCTGCATCAACGTTACCATTCTGCAATCATATACCAACCATACTGTCGACTTTGTGCTGGCATTGCTGTTGCTGGTAGGATCAACAATCGGTGCTCAATTCGGAACCAGAATAAGCAGAAAACTTAAAGGTGAGCAGCTTAAAATCCTGCTGGCAACCCTCGTTCTGGTTGT